The following is a genomic window from Candidatus Limnocylindrales bacterium.
GCGCAAGCGCGGGATCGACCTTGTTGAACATCATTCCGCCGGCGGTCACGTTGTATTCGCGCCATCCGCCGCTCGCGAAACCGCAAACGTAGTCGCCTTCGGCGTATGCAGGATTGCGCGACTTGACGACCTGACCGACCGATCCGCCGTCGAGTACCTCGCCGATCTGGAACGGCGGCACGTAGCTCTTGCGCTCGGTCATGCGCCCGCGCATGTACGGATCGACCGTCATCCAGATGTTGCGCACGACGAACTCGCCGTCGCCGGGCTCCGGCATTTTGGCCTCGACGACGTCGAAATCTTCTTCAACGGGCATGCCGACGGGGCGGCGCTTCAGATGCACTTCGTGGTTCTTTGTCGTCATTGCAGTATCTCCAGTGGAGCCGGCAGGCGTTTGATGAAGCGAACGGGCGCCGGTCTGTTAAAATCAGTGTCTGACCCCGATTTCGCGATTTCAGTACAGGCGGTTCGTATAGCTGTCGACGAGGGCTTCCTCGACCTTCTCGACGACGTCATCGCCGCCGCCCATGCGCTTTGCAAGCTGGCGGCCGAAATTTACGCGATAGCCTTCGGGCCAGGTGCCGGGTTGCCACAGCGCCGAGCGGATGAACGCCTTGCCGCAGTGGAAGAAGCACTCTTCGACGGCAACCCGCGTGACGAGCAGCGCCGGCTTGCCCTTTGCCGAAAGGCGTTCGAGCAGCGCGGGGTCACGGGTGAGCTCGGCCGTCCCGGAAAGCCGCAGCGTTTCGGTCGTGCCCGGCACCACGAAGATCAGTGCAATGCGCGGATTCGAAAGAATGTTGCGAAACCCGAACGCGAGCCGGTTGCCGATGCGCTCGGGAAGCAGCAGCGTCTTCGAGTCTTCGATCGAGACGAATCCGGGTGCGTCACCTTTCGGTGATACGTCGAGCCTGCCGTCGCGATCGGACGTGGCGACCAGCAGAAGCGGCGACTTTGCGATGAACGCCGCGGCGTATTCGTCGACGTGATCGAAGATCTTCTGCTGCACCATCTGTGACGGACTGCCGAGAAGCTCTTCGATCTGCTCTTCGTTCTCTATGCGCCATGCATCGGACATCGCGGCTCGCTCCCCGGCTCGCGCGCTTTCCGGAAGCCGCGAGCGGCAGATCCCTATGGCGGTCCGGTTTCAGGCTCCAGCGATGCAGCCGGACGGCCGAGGCAAAAGGCTTGCAGGCTGATGGTTCAAAGAGGTAGAGACGCGCCTCATGGCTACATCGCGGGTCGGAACCGTTGCTCTTGTCGTCGCCTCGCTGTCGCTGCTCGTCGCGCACGCCACCGAAAGCCAAGCAGCCGCAGACACTTGTGCCCTCGCAGTGTCCTCGCAGGGTCCGCCCAAGGCCGGCGATGCGCTCGGAGTTCTCAAGAGCGCGGTCGGCAGCCGCACGTGTCCGCTGTGCACGTGCGACGTCGATCGCTCCGGAAGAACTACCGCTACCGATGCGCTGCTGACGCTGCGCTTCGCAGTCGGCCAACCCGTCGAGCTCAAATGCGTAGCTTGTCCGGTTCACGCAACGATCGGAGCGGCAGGTGGAACCGTGACGGCCTCCGACGGGCGGTTCGAAGTCGAGTTTCCGCCGGGCGCACTCTCGACCAGCACGGAGATCACCGTCTCGGGCCTTGCACCTTCGCTTCGCGATCCGGCAACCGGCGATTTCGGTGTCACCGACGTGTATGTCGTCGAGCCGCAGGGGCTCGAGCTCAACGTTCCGGCCGAAGGCCGCTTCAACGTCGGTCTGACGACGCTGCCGGACGGAACGCACTCGTACGATCTTTTCAACGTGCTGGCGACCTACCCGGGCGCCGGAGCTTCGCCGCTGCGAGACACGCGCGGAGTGGAATCGGTCGAGTACGTTCGCGTGGCATCGGCCTATGGCGGTGGGTTCTTCTATGTTCCCGGCTCCGACGTCGCTTTGAGAATCGGACTCGGGCATCTCGGCGAGTATGACTTTTCACCGCAGGCCCGCTTCGACGCATACGTTCCCGAGGTGCTTTCCGTCGGCGCGAAGACTTTCGTGACCGGCAATTTTACCGCTTATCCGACCCTCGGGAGCTACTCGGCGCTCTTTACCGACCAGACGGCGAACGGGTTCCTGCCGTTTACCGGTACGCCGCTGATGACGGACCCGATCGTGTACGACTCGTTCAGCTCTGCGCTGCTTCGGATGCCGTACACGTGCGACTCGCCGGGAACGTTTTCGTTCGATGGCCAGTTCCGCATCCAGGTCCAGCTCGAAGAGACGACGCAAGAAGACACGGCCGACGTCGAAGGCGAAGTCGAGTGTACCGAGCCCCTCGTGCTCGGCAGCCACCTGTTCCCGTGGGCGTGCCTCGGCACGACCGACGCGCTGACCGATCTTGTTGCCGGAGCGAAGATCGTATGTCCGGTCAGCGGGCCGACGCAGAGCGGTTACGCGATCTATCAGCCGGAAATCGACGAAGACGACGAGCCGTTCGCGATCCAGATCGGCGGCTTCGTCCTCGACAGCGGTGCGCAGTACAAACTCGCGATCATGAAGGATCCCGGCGGCGGCGAGGAAGATGCGTTCTTCACGGCCGGCGAAGGCTACCAGTTCCTGCGCTTCTCGCAGAAGGGCGTCGACGTGATCGGCACCGATCCGCTCAAGCGCGCATGGTACGACATCGCTCCGACGATCGTGCCGGGCGTACATCCTTCGGTGCTGATGACCAACTCGACCGAGGATTCGTTCTATCGCGCCGAATACGACGGCTCGGCCAATACGGTCACGCCGCTGAAGATCCTCGATCATCAGGCGCTGACCAAGATGGGCCTCGGCGAGCTCATTTCCGGAAAACTGATGACGCCGACCGGACCCGTCATCGGCATCACCGGCGCGATCGGACAGAGCCCGGGCTCGATCTTCGTCCACGATCTCGTGAATCCGACCGCCGCGGTCACGATCGTCGGGCCCACCGGAAAGGGCCCGGAATGCATTCACTGCGACGCCGGACTCTGCGCGGTGACCAACGGCCTCGACGATTCGATGACGATCGTGAAGTGGGGAGGCCCGGGGCCGGCGAGCATTCTCGGAACCGTTGCGATCGGCGACCTTCCGAACGGCTCCGAGGTGCGATGGCTCGGCGGGAGCCGTCATCTCGTGCTGACGACGGGGCGCCTCGACAGCTCGGTCACGCTGACGGTGATCGATACCGAAGCCGACGATATCGTCGAGTCCAAAGTAACGATGCCGACACCGAACGGATGCGCGTTCCCGGCGTTCATCGATTTCCTCGACGAGAACGACAGCGTCGTCTTCTCGTGTCAGAACCCGGGCAGGATTGGAGTGCTGAGGGGCGTGGTCCCGCACTGACGGTCGCAGCGACCGCTCATCGACTCCGGCGAAAAGCGGTCAGCCCTGCTGCGGGCGCCGCTCGCCGGTCATCCTTTCGCGCTGCTCGTCGTCGGACTCGTGCTCGGTCGGCAGCACGTTCTCGATCCGCACCTGCTCGACGTGCCGGTCTTTCATCGAAAGCACGGTGAGCCTGCGCTCGCCGATCTCGATCGTATCGCCGTACTCCGGCAGGCGATCGAGAATCTCGGCGAAAAGACCGGAGACCGTGTTGGTCTGCGTATCGGCGGGAACCTCGAGGGCCGTGGCCTTCTCGATGTCCGACAGCGACGTCAGGCCGTGGGCTTCCCAGTGATCGCCGATCATGCGGACGGCGTATTCCGAGACTTTCTCGTCGAGCTCGTCGGCAATGTCGCCGACGATTTCCTCGAGCAGGTCTTCGAGCGTGACGAGGCCGGCGAACTCGCCGTACTCGTCGACCACGCAGGCCATGTGGTTGCGGCTCGCGCGCATCATCTCGAAGAGCTTCTGGACGGGGATGGTCTCCGGTACGAACAGCGGCTGGCGGACGAAGCGGCGCAGGTCCTGCCAGGGTTCCTCTTCGCCGGCGAGCGCGGCATTGAACAGGTCCTTGGCAAGAACGATTCCGACCAGCTTGTCGATGCTGCCGTCGATCAGCGGAAACCGGGAATGCCCTTTCTCGCGCATCACGCGCGCGTTGGTGTCGGCATCGGCCGACGCGTCGAGCAGGTCGACCTGGCCGCGCGGCAGCATGACTTCGGCGGCGGTGCGGTTGCCGAACTCGAACATGTTCTGGAGCATCTCGGCTTTGCCGGTGTCGAGCTCGCCGTGCTCCTCCGAGGTCTGGATCACGTCGCGGATCTCGTCGTCGGTCAGCACGTCGGCGTGCGTTGCCTGCTGCACGCCGAATCGCGACAGAACGGCGCCGGTCGCGGCATTCAGAGTCCAGTTGAGCGGATACGTGAACCGGTAGAACAGATGGAGCGGATACGCGATCCACAGCGCAACCGGCTCCGGCTTCCGGATCGCGAACGTTTTCGGCACCTGCTCGCCGATCACGATGTGCAGCGACGAGAACACGACGAACCCGATCAGGAAGCTGGTGGTGCGAATGCTCTCCGGCGACAGCGAGGTCGCATGGAAGACCGGCTCGAGCAGTGCGCTGACGGCCGGCTCGCCGACCCAGCCGAGCCCGAGGGAAGCCATCGTGATTCCGAGCTGGCACGCGGCGAGGTAGGCCTCGAGGTTATCGCGGATGTACCCGTTGAGCTGGGCGCGCGACGAGCCGTCTTCGGCGAGCGCGTCGAGCCGCGCGGGCTTGGCTTTGACCAGGGCGAACTCGGCCGCGACGAAAAATCCGTTGGCGGCCAGCAGCCCGAGTACGATCAGTAACGTTTCCAGTTGTCCGGACATGGCTCCTCGCAGCGAGGGCCGGGAGTATACGTGGCTGGCATGGAGATGCAGCCGCCGGCGGTCCGCCCTGGCAGTCCGCCGATTTCCTGCGAAAAACCGCCGCAGGTGCGGATTCGGTCAAAAGTCCGAGCCTGTCGGCTTCTCGCGCGTCCGGTCAATTGCCGGACGCAGCCTCGAGAAGCTCATCGATGCTGTCGACGCTGTCGAAGCGCAGAGGGTCGAACTCGTCGGCATGGATCTCGATGCCGAAACTCTCCTCGAGCGCGACGAGGATGGCGACGACGTCGAGCGAGCTGATCCGTCCGGAGACCACCAGGGAATCGGTGTCCGTGAGCGGAAGCTCGTCGCCGGCCTCGGCAAGAGCGCGCGCCACGATGCGGCGGATCTGTTCCTTTCGTGAGCTCATCGGCGAAGCTTCGGCAGCTATCTCATCGCCCGGCACAAAACCACGGCGTCGTCGTCACGGCACGAACAGGCTGAGGTAGACCGCCGCATAGTCGGACAGGTCGTACGGCGTCTGCACGTCGAGAAGCCCGAGCAGGCAGTAGAAGAAAAGCACACCGACGGTGGCGCCCGCTCTGCGCAGGCCTTGTGGATGGCGGCGGTGACGCGCGAGCAGGCGAACCTGCGAGATCGCGATGCCGACGCCGAGGATCAGCGCGTACAGTGCGTACGTGCGGTACGCGAACAGCGCAGGAAAAAACCCGAGACTGTAGATCCGGTCGCTGTCGCGAAAGAAATGGAACAGGAAGTTGCCGAAACCCGCGGCCATCACCGTAGCGACGAACAGCCGCACTTTCGGCTGCGAACGGAAGAACCCGAGGTAGGTCGGATAGAAGAAGAACGTCGCGAGCAGCTCCTTGAAGTAAAAATAGAAGCGGTTGTAGAACTCGGCGATCGACGTCGACAGCAGCGGCCGGTCGGTGTTCGGCGCCGCGTCGTAGCCGGCCATCCGGCACGTGGCCACGATCGAGTTGCCCCACGTCGTCATGTGCAGCACGGTCATGACGAATTCGGCGAGCATCGAAGCCCAGCGCGTCGCAAACGGCAGCGGCTCGCCGCGCGCCTGATACTCGAGAAGCGCAGGAATCGGCGGCAGGCCTTCGGGCGGAAGCCACCAGAGCAGGCGACCGGCGACGCCTCCAATCGGCCCGTGCGGCGCGTAGACCGCGAAACGGAACGCGTTCATCACGAAGAACAGCAGCGTGCACCACGCCATCAGCTGCAGCCCGCGCAATTGCACGCGTGCGAGCGTTTCGGCGTCGCGTGCTTCGACGCGCTCCAGATAGGCTGCGCCTTTGCCGATCGGAACGTTGCTGAATCCCCAGAACGGCCGCCAGTAACCGAGCTGACGGGTGGCCGGCGGCGCGCCGCGAAGCTTCGTCTCCGAAGCCGCGTACGCGAAAAACCAGAGATAGCTCGCGAGGCACATCGAAAGCGACGTTACGACGAACCACGCGCCGCCGTTGATCGGAAGATCGCCGGCCACGACGAGAAGCGCCGTCAGCAGGAGCACGAGGATCAGAACCGGCCGCCGCGCGAAGAGCGATTTCGGCTTTCGGCGAATGAGCTCGACGTAACCGCAGCCGAACGCGAGCGTTGCGATGACCGCGAACGGCCACAGAGGCATCCAGGATGAAGCAAAATGCCACGATGCGAGCGCGCCGAGCCGGTCGATGTCGAGCGGCGGCGAAAATGCGATGACACCGATCGTCGCGATCGCCAGGATTACGCGCCGGTGCTGCGGAAGAAGCGATGTGACGACGAGCCCGAGCGCCACGGCCGGCCACGCGGCCGCGTTGCTCACCGCCAGCAGCGCCGTGTAAGCCGCAACCATCGCGAGGCGGCCCGCCGGTGTCGCGAGAAATTTCCAGCGCGCCGCCGGCGAGCGCTGGTCGCGCTCTTTGGGCGAGCGCTGGTCGCGGACTTCGGACGAGCGCTGGTCGCGGACTTCCGGCGAGCGCTCATCGCGCTCTTTGTTCGACGCGCTCATCGCGTCTCGTCGAGCATCGCGCCGAGCGCGGCGCGGTCGATCTTGCCGTTTGCCGAGCGCGGCAGCTCGTCGACCTCGACGATGCGGCGCGGAACCATGTACGGCGGAACCAGCTCACGCAGCCTGTCGCGGATCGCGGCAACGGGCACGTTCGCCCCGCAGACGAACGCCGCGACGCCGGCGGCATTGCCGCTGACGACGGGCCACGCGATCGCCGTGACCGCATCGGTTCCACTCGCCGCGCGAAGATGCGCCTCGAGATCCTCGAGCTCGACGCGGTGACCCATGATCTTCACCTGGTGATCGGTGCGCCCGAGGCAATGCAGGACTCCAGCTTCGTCCCGGTAAGCGAGATCGCCTGTCCGGTACCAGCGGCGGCGCCCGAGGCGCGGATGGTCGAGCTCCGGAAAGCGGCGGGCGGTCTGCTCGTCATCGTCGAGATATCCGGCGGCGAGCTGCGGTCCCGACAGTGCGAGCTCGCCGATCTCGCCGTCGGAAAGGAAGCGGCCGCCTTCGCCGACCACTTCGGCTTCCATCTCCGGATACGGCCTGCCGATCGCGACGGTTCCGCGTCCCGGCGTCTCAAGGAGCGGATCTGCGACGCGCTGCACGGTGCACGCAACGGTCGCTTCGGTCGGTCCGTACTGATTGTCGACGACGCTTGCCGGCGCAGCGGCCTGCCAATCGCGCGCAGCCTTGGCGGGCAGCGCTTCGCCGATGAAGAACGACACGCGCAGCGACGGAAACATGCCCGCGTCGAGCATCTTCATGCGCGACAGCATCGCGATGACCGACGGGACCGATGTCCAGACGGTGAGCTTTTCCCTTCGGATGAAGCCGGCCGGCGCCATCAGCTGCGACTCGGGAACGACGACGACGCAGGCACCGCCGGCCCACGCGGCGAACATCTCGAACACCGACACGTCGAAGGATGTTTCGCAGAACTGCCCGGCGCGGTCGCCCGGATGAATGCCGTACTGCTCGCGCACCGCCGACAGGAAACACGCCACGTTGCCGGCGGTAACCACGACACCCTTCGGCACGCCCGTGGTCCCCGACGTGAACATGATGTAGGCCGCGTGGTCCGATGCGACCGGCACCGGAAACCCCGCGCTCGACGCATCGCCGGTCGCGTCGGGTGATACGGACGTGAGCACGTGCGGCGGCAGGCTCCCGCGGATCCGCGAATCGGCCAGGTGCGCGGCGGCAGCAGCGTCGACGATCAGCGCAGAAAGCCGCGCACGCTCGAGAATCGACGCAATGCGTGCTGCGGGCTGCCTGGGATTGATCGGCACGTACGTTCCGCCGGCGCACGCCGCGCCGAGGATGCCTGCGTAGGTCTCGAGGCTTCGACTCGCGAGGATGCCGACACGCGGAGCGTTGCCGGCCGAAGCGCGAAGCCATCCGCCAACCCGCGTCGTGACCTCACCGAGCCCGGCATACGTCCACGTGCGATCGCCGACGATCAGCGCAGGAGCCGCAGGTTGCGATTGCGCATGGGCCAGCGCGGCGCCGGCAAGGTTGAGCATTGGCTGCGTGGGCACCGCGGAAAGATGGGAATCGTCGGCCATGGCATTCGGGCGCGGGACCGATACCAGATGGCTCGCCGTCACACCATGCGCCCGCCGGTTTCATTGACACGACCCATGCGCCTCCATACAGCAGCGCGATGTCGGCGAGGCAGGTTCGCAGCCACGCCGCCATTCTTCGCGGCATCGCGGTGCTGCTCGGCGTCTGCGAGCTGGCCAGCCGCGCATCGATCACTCCCGGTCTTCTCCGCGGCGGAATCGCTCCGCTGCTCGCGCTTCCGTTCTTTGCTCCGAGCCTGGTCGGGTCGTTCGCGTCGCAGCTGCTGCTCAGGCCGCGGCGCAGCGAGCTGATTGCGACGGCGGTCGCGGCGATCCTTCTGGCCGCGCCGATCTATCTCTACGATGCCGGTCCGCATCCGGCTGTGAGCTCGGCGGCGTGCGCGCTCGGCCTGGGTTCGATCGCATCGCTCGTCGCAGCTGCCGTCCGGGCGCGCGGCTCCGAACGTCAGGACGTGCTCGAGGTGCTGCTGCCGGCACTGATCCTGCCGGGCTTCGTGATCCTCGCGCATCCGATGATCTATCTGACCGCGGCACTGTGGCCGACCACGTACGACCATCGCATGTATCTCGCCGACGCAGCGTTCGGCGCGCCGCTCAGCTTCGTCGTCGGCCGCTTCACCGCGTCTGTTCCGCTGCTCAACGATGTGTGCCTCGGCGTCTACGTGTGCCTGCCGCTCGCGCTGATGCTGGTGCATGCGTTGCGGCGCCGTGCGGGCGTGCGGTCGAGCGACGCGCTGGTCGCGTTCGTGGCGGTGACGATCGTCGGTTACGCCGGATATCACCTCGTGCCCGTGACCGGCCCGATCTACGCGTTCCCGGACAGCTTTCCTCACGCACCGCCGGATCCGGCGACGCTCGACGCCAGCCGTACGCTGGCCGCGGCGATGCCGCGCAACTGCATGCCGTCGCTTCACAGCGCATGGGCGCTGCTGGTGTGGTGGAACGCGCGGCCGCTCGCCGGCTGGATGCGTGCGCTGGCGGCGGCGTTCCTCGCGATCACGCTGCTCGCCACCGTCGGGCTCGGATTTCATTACGTGGTCGACGTCGTCGCGGCGTTCCCGCTGACACTGGCAGCGCAGGCCTGGGCTACGCGCGTGACGAGCGAGCGCCTGCGGCGCATGGCGATCGCTGCGGGCCTTGCGATGACGCTGGCGTGGATCGCGATGGTTACCTGGAGCGACGTCTTTCTGGCGTTGCCGGCGCCGGCACTGTGGCTGGTCGCGGGGGCCGTCGTCGCGATCTCGTCGGTCCTCCAGCGCAGGATCCACGCGGTCCGACTCGAGGAGGACGTTGCGGAACGCGCGCAGCCGCCGGCGCTTTCGTGGCCCGCGCGCGGCGCGGCACTGGCACTGGTGCTGCTCGGCGTCGCGGACCTGCTGCATCACCGGATGCTTTCGAATGCCCTCGTGCTCGTCGTCGGCGACGTGCCCGCGATGCGAGCCTGGCTGTCGGTCCTCGTTCTGGCTGGTATCGCCATCGGCGCCGGTGCGAGCGGCCGGCTGCTCGCGGCGTTCACGGATCCGCTTCGCGTTGCTGCGGCAGGGGCGGCGAGTGCGGCCGCGTTCGGCGTCGTTTCGGTCCAGGTACTGCCTTGGATCGAGAGCCAGCCGGGCGCGGGTGATGCGTTCCGGTTTCTCTCCGCTGCGCTTCTGATCCTGCCGGGTGCGATTGCCAGCGGTGTGGTCATCGCAGCGGTCGCGCGGCAGCTCTGGATCGAGGACGAACGGCCGGGCCGTGCAACGGGGCTGGCGATCGCACTTCCGCTGCTCGGAGCGGGGATCGGTGCAATGGCGACGGCGTATCTGGTGCGCCCGACGCTGGTCTTCCACCACATTGCGCTCTGTTTTTACGCGGCTGCTGTTGCGGTTGCCGCTGCTGTTGCGGTTGCGAGAAAGGCAGCGCCGCTACAGTGCGAACGGCATGTACCGGCGGCGGCGCACGGCGGCGCCGCGATCGCCGCGATCTGGATCGGAGGTCTGATCGCGACGTTTGCGCACCTGCTCACCGCGGCGCTCGGCGACACCGTGTATTCCCGGGATCAGGTTGCGGCCGCAGTCCTTGCCGGCGTCGGTGGCGGCGCGCTCCTCGCATGGCAGCTTCTCGTCGAACGCGATGCCCGCAGG
Proteins encoded in this region:
- a CDS encoding MSMEG_1061 family FMN-dependent PPOX-type flavoprotein: MSDAWRIENEEQIEELLGSPSQMVQQKIFDHVDEYAAAFIAKSPLLLVATSDRDGRLDVSPKGDAPGFVSIEDSKTLLLPERIGNRLAFGFRNILSNPRIALIFVVPGTTETLRLSGTAELTRDPALLERLSAKGKPALLVTRVAVEECFFHCGKAFIRSALWQPGTWPEGYRVNFGRQLAKRMGGGDDVVEKVEEALVDSYTNRLY
- a CDS encoding porin, coding for MATSRVGTVALVVASLSLLVAHATESQAAADTCALAVSSQGPPKAGDALGVLKSAVGSRTCPLCTCDVDRSGRTTATDALLTLRFAVGQPVELKCVACPVHATIGAAGGTVTASDGRFEVEFPPGALSTSTEITVSGLAPSLRDPATGDFGVTDVYVVEPQGLELNVPAEGRFNVGLTTLPDGTHSYDLFNVLATYPGAGASPLRDTRGVESVEYVRVASAYGGGFFYVPGSDVALRIGLGHLGEYDFSPQARFDAYVPEVLSVGAKTFVTGNFTAYPTLGSYSALFTDQTANGFLPFTGTPLMTDPIVYDSFSSALLRMPYTCDSPGTFSFDGQFRIQVQLEETTQEDTADVEGEVECTEPLVLGSHLFPWACLGTTDALTDLVAGAKIVCPVSGPTQSGYAIYQPEIDEDDEPFAIQIGGFVLDSGAQYKLAIMKDPGGGEEDAFFTAGEGYQFLRFSQKGVDVIGTDPLKRAWYDIAPTIVPGVHPSVLMTNSTEDSFYRAEYDGSANTVTPLKILDHQALTKMGLGELISGKLMTPTGPVIGITGAIGQSPGSIFVHDLVNPTAAVTIVGPTGKGPECIHCDAGLCAVTNGLDDSMTIVKWGGPGPASILGTVAIGDLPNGSEVRWLGGSRHLVLTTGRLDSSVTLTVIDTEADDIVESKVTMPTPNGCAFPAFIDFLDENDSVVFSCQNPGRIGVLRGVVPH
- a CDS encoding amino acid adenylation domain-containing protein, producing the protein MADDSHLSAVPTQPMLNLAGAALAHAQSQPAAPALIVGDRTWTYAGLGEVTTRVGGWLRASAGNAPRVGILASRSLETYAGILGAACAGGTYVPINPRQPAARIASILERARLSALIVDAAAAAHLADSRIRGSLPPHVLTSVSPDATGDASSAGFPVPVASDHAAYIMFTSGTTGVPKGVVVTAGNVACFLSAVREQYGIHPGDRAGQFCETSFDVSVFEMFAAWAGGACVVVVPESQLMAPAGFIRREKLTVWTSVPSVIAMLSRMKMLDAGMFPSLRVSFFIGEALPAKAARDWQAAAPASVVDNQYGPTEATVACTVQRVADPLLETPGRGTVAIGRPYPEMEAEVVGEGGRFLSDGEIGELALSGPQLAAGYLDDDEQTARRFPELDHPRLGRRRWYRTGDLAYRDEAGVLHCLGRTDHQVKIMGHRVELEDLEAHLRAASGTDAVTAIAWPVVSGNAAGVAAFVCGANVPVAAIRDRLRELVPPYMVPRRIVEVDELPRSANGKIDRAALGAMLDETR
- a CDS encoding phosphatase PAP2 family protein, whose amino-acid sequence is MSARQVRSHAAILRGIAVLLGVCELASRASITPGLLRGGIAPLLALPFFAPSLVGSFASQLLLRPRRSELIATAVAAILLAAPIYLYDAGPHPAVSSAACALGLGSIASLVAAAVRARGSERQDVLEVLLPALILPGFVILAHPMIYLTAALWPTTYDHRMYLADAAFGAPLSFVVGRFTASVPLLNDVCLGVYVCLPLALMLVHALRRRAGVRSSDALVAFVAVTIVGYAGYHLVPVTGPIYAFPDSFPHAPPDPATLDASRTLAAAMPRNCMPSLHSAWALLVWWNARPLAGWMRALAAAFLAITLLATVGLGFHYVVDVVAAFPLTLAAQAWATRVTSERLRRMAIAAGLAMTLAWIAMVTWSDVFLALPAPALWLVAGAVVAISSVLQRRIHAVRLEEDVAERAQPPALSWPARGAALALVLLGVADLLHHRMLSNALVLVVGDVPAMRAWLSVLVLAGIAIGAGASGRLLAAFTDPLRVAAAGAASAAAFGVVSVQVLPWIESQPGAGDAFRFLSAALLILPGAIASGVVIAAVARQLWIEDERPGRATGLAIALPLLGAGIGAMATAYLVRPTLVFHHIALCFYAAAVAVAAAVAVARKAAPLQCERHVPAAAHGGAAIAAIWIGGLIATFAHLLTAALGDTVYSRDQVAAAVLAGVGGGALLAWQLLVERDARRLLACSAATLLAVTTLQLPLWNDLPGYFASFEGYIDRYQMMTVFRQREFVRLFAALFFALPAMLCAGTLLTSAAAVAAGDRRRAPDGFSLIATIALTGGILGALAARFMLLSAFGPRAVLAALIGTGLALALIPLRLLDGGARRSCVAALALTAILLSFVASRFDADRLASTSGLTFRAELPGEVVDRAYGSSGLVTVHRPAGGDGKILRVNGLVEAERRDGIVPSPREMAGLLRTAGRERALVIGLGSGRSIRILEDAGFAHVIVAEPNAAIVVMAATHLTGIGDAARISILTTDGRSVLQASDTPFDLVAIDKPQISVPETASLCTRDFYRIVAAHLTAAGVMQQDLALERLSAVGLTSVLASARQAFGGVHLYFLGTHATLVACRGDCAAPPDSADNDDVLAGVADRMTQDAPSMDEGGRLEPADIDRLLSAMAGRLGVTPEALASTDRDLFLTYQAPYSFVTAGKTPESLRLLAQYARKSASAQSPAATF
- a CDS encoding hemolysin family protein, with translation MSGQLETLLIVLGLLAANGFFVAAEFALVKAKPARLDALAEDGSSRAQLNGYIRDNLEAYLAACQLGITMASLGLGWVGEPAVSALLEPVFHATSLSPESIRTTSFLIGFVVFSSLHIVIGEQVPKTFAIRKPEPVALWIAYPLHLFYRFTYPLNWTLNAATGAVLSRFGVQQATHADVLTDDEIRDVIQTSEEHGELDTGKAEMLQNMFEFGNRTAAEVMLPRGQVDLLDASADADTNARVMREKGHSRFPLIDGSIDKLVGIVLAKDLFNAALAGEEEPWQDLRRFVRQPLFVPETIPVQKLFEMMRASRNHMACVVDEYGEFAGLVTLEDLLEEIVGDIADELDEKVSEYAVRMIGDHWEAHGLTSLSDIEKATALEVPADTQTNTVSGLFAEILDRLPEYGDTIEIGERRLTVLSMKDRHVEQVRIENVLPTEHESDDEQRERMTGERRPQQG
- a CDS encoding acyl carrier protein, with amino-acid sequence MSSRKEQIRRIVARALAEAGDELPLTDTDSLVVSGRISSLDVVAILVALEESFGIEIHADEFDPLRFDSVDSIDELLEAASGN